AATCTTCTAATCAATTACTTTTAatctatataataaaaaaaactttatcttttagtttttttattcatcttttttatttaaataatttaagtttCATTTAATCTACTTTGACATTTGACAACCTTGTACCTTGTTCACTCTGTTCACTGTCACAGAACAAGAGATGTTCCATCGTGTGTGACCCGTTTGGTGTGTGAACCACTGCATctgcaaccaccaccaccaccatgccGATCACCAACCACCAGCTCCATGCTCCTCTCCGTTCaaccccatcttcttcatcatcttcacatTCTTTCTCCTCGAAGATTCTACTCCTCCTCACTCTGCTTCCTGTCTCTTTGGCAACCATAGCATTCATTCTTCAATGGCGTGGTGGCATCACCGATCCAGCGACCCTTTTGTCCCCTCCTGGCTCCCTTCACTTCCCTGGCATGGACCCTTCTCCGCTTTCCCCTGTCTCCCATTCCCACTCTGATTGTGTCAAACTTGGTCGATCCTCATCCCCTTCCTTTCCTTACTACCATAACTGGAAGCTTGACTTTGAGGCTTCTCTCAGACCAAAGGTTTGTTTTTTGCTTCATTTGTTCAATTGGGTTCCTCTGCATCgtagtttttgttttgttgaaaTGCCCTCCAATTATGGTTGCAATTTGAAGTAAAAGGGTTGGCTTCATGATGGGGATTTTGGTTTTGGGTTTGATCCATGCTGAGCTGAATTTTCAGTAAATTATGCAAGTTCTGGTGTATGAGGAGGTCATCTGATCTGTGCTTGTAGATGGGGTTGATGTAGAAAATTTATTGGTTAGCATATTTCTGGGAATGTGTGTTTGTCTCTGTGTTAGCAGAAGTCTTTTAAACTTGGCAAATCTAATAGAAATTCGATTAGAAATTTGATTCAATCCAAGCTGAGTTGAAGTTTTAGTAAACTATGTCGTTACTGGAGTATGAGTTCATTTGATCTATGTTTTAATCCTTTTCTATGATATATGTTTGATGGGTTGATTGTAAATCGAGTTAAGGCGAGAGGCTTTTTTTGCTAATTGCAATCTTTGATGTGAAAAGTGATGATTGTTTCTGAAAGTTTGATGGATAGTCATTGTTCTTTGAGCTACTGTATCAACACAAAGCCTTTTTGCCCCTTCACTTTGATTGTATTGCTCTTGATTTAATCCATATTTGCTTGTTGGTATGCAGATCTGTGTGACAACTAGTACATCAGCAGGGCTTGAGCAGATTTTACCTTGGATGTTTTATCACAAAGTCATTGGAGTCACAGACTTTTTGCTTTTTGTGGAGGGGAAGGCTGCTTCTCCTGAAGTATCGAAGGTCCTGGAATCAATTCCTGTAAGTAGACAAACATGGTATTCTGTCTATCTCATGAATAAGTATTTTGGTTCTTCTGATTTATATTGAATTCCTTTTTCTCTTACCAAATAATATTATCCTAATTTGATTTTTGTTATTTAACTAGGGTGTGAAAGTTATATATAGAACAAGACAGCTGGAAGAACAACAAGCCAAGAGGTTAATCAATGTTGCCATTTTTTACTGACTCACATCCTTTGAAGtttgaattgattttgaaatttctatTGTTAAAGTGTTATCTGGAGTTTCTCAAATTACATTTAGATATGCAGGATGTTTATGCCAAAAATATTTTGTTGTTTCTGTATGTCCATGTTTACTCTTTTCATTATTCAAGCGCGTGCTTCTTTTATTGCATGCTGGTTGGTGTAAAatatcttttcttttccttgccATTTCCATACTGTATATATAATTGCAGTATACTTAAGTTCTATTGTCATCAGGATTAGGTGTTGTCATTCAAATTCTTCACTCTCTAAGAGATAGATTTATTATGCTAATTATTTGTGTTCGATTGCATCAGTCGTATTTGGAATGAGACATGGCTGTCAAGTTTCTTTTATAAGCCATGCAATTATGAACTTTTTGTGAAGCAGTCCCTCAATATGGAGATGGCTATTGTTATGGCAAGGGTATGAAAAACTGTTACGTTGTATAAATTCttcttttcatttcattttttaacattattatGGTTTGGTGCCTGATTTAGTTGACCAACACAATCTTCTGCATCATCAGGATGCTGGGATGGACTGGATTCTTCATCTTGATACAGATGAACTAATACACCCAGCTGGTGCTCGAGAGTATTCTTTAAGACAGTTGCTTCTTGATGTTCCTGGAAATGTTGATATGGTCATATTTCCTAACTATGTGAGTAGAATCTGCAGACTCTTCTTAATTGCGTAGTGTTCATGTGTATCTCATGGGACTGAAAAAATGTATCTACATTGTTAGCTTCATTGTTGTAACTAATGCTCATGACTTTGCTTTTAGGAGAGCAGTGTTGAACGAGATGATGTCAAAGAACCCTTCAGTGAGGTAAGTCCTGAAAGCTGAACATAGTCTTTGCCAAAAGTGTGTGCCTTATTAAGTTAGAGAGAACCTGAAATAAACAGTTTTCCATTGATATAATTATACCAGGctcattaattaatatttaaatataagtgAATCTCTCTATAATGATAGTTTCTTTATTCAACCGACTGCGCTGATGATTTTTCATTCTGAACAACTACACATAAGTTTATTAAAAGAAAGCAATGGACTCTCTATATTTGTAAAACTGACCTAAGTTATCAATGTTTTACTTTGGGTTTTACTGAAATTTCTGAAGTATATGATGAGTTTGTAGAATCACAAAAGGAGTTATGACACTTGGAACGTTTTATTCTAGTTTCTTGACTGTAAAGTTCAAAAGCTCTATTAGAATTATCTATGAAGTACTAGTTTTTTGGTTTAGTTGAGGTACATGCCTTTGAGTTCAGAGTTTGAGATTTAGTACCCAAACTGGTGCATTAGGTCACTGTCTTTGGGGTGGACAAGTGCTTGAAGGTTGAGATGTTGTGATGGGAAACATTTTTTGCTGGTGGTTGAGCATCATAGTGAGTAGGACAgataacaatttttaaaatattgaaaatcTTAGTAAAAAGTACATTGATTGTGATTCAAGGAGTTAAGATGGTGC
This portion of the Lotus japonicus ecotype B-129 chromosome 3, LjGifu_v1.2 genome encodes:
- the LOC130742784 gene encoding glycosyltransferase-like KOBITO 1; this translates as MPITNHQLHAPLRSTPSSSSSSHSFSSKILLLLTLLPVSLATIAFILQWRGGITDPATLLSPPGSLHFPGMDPSPLSPVSHSHSDCVKLGRSSSPSFPYYHNWKLDFEASLRPKICVTTSTSAGLEQILPWMFYHKVIGVTDFLLFVEGKAASPEVSKVLESIPGVKVIYRTRQLEEQQAKSRIWNETWLSSFFYKPCNYELFVKQSLNMEMAIVMARDAGMDWILHLDTDELIHPAGAREYSLRQLLLDVPGNVDMVIFPNYESSVERDDVKEPFSEVSMFKKNYDHLPKDTYFGMYKDSVRGNPNYFLTYGNGKAAARIQDHLRPNGAHRWHNYMKTPNEIKLEEAAVLHYTYAKFSDLTSRRDRCGCKPTKEDVKRCFMLEFDRSAFIIASTGTEEEMMKWYNEHVVWGDKDLKLKLLRKGILTRIYAPMVIVQSLRESGVFSSVIASAPTLSKESFLQSIDSSNSSRAVASVSLPSRKAGRTKESQATVRKVLDIESSSFHEVAVPPLSPPGVDDIDLSSES